GATGGCACGAAATACGAGAACCCGAAAGCACTCAAGGGGTATGAGCGAAAACTCAAACGTGAGCAACGCAAGTTAAGCCGCAAGGTATTTTTAAGCGAGAACTGGTATAAGCAGAAACGGATTGTGGAGCGTATCCACTACCGCATCGCTTGTATCCGAAAAGACGCCCACGATAAAGCAACGACGGCACTTGTAAAGTGTGCGGGTCGTATTGGGATAGAAACACTTTTGGTTGCCAACTTACTTAAGAACAGAAAACTTGCCAAGGCGTTATCAGACGCAGCACTTGGTGGTTTTCTTGAGAAGTTAAGAACCAAAGCCGAATCGTTTGGAATACCCGTTGTCCAAGCAGATAGGTTCTTTGCGAGTTCTAAGACCTGTAGCACTTGTGGGGATAAGAAAGACGACTTAACGCTTTCAGATAGAGAATATCAGTGTAACCGTTGCGGAACGTCCATAGACAGGGACCTAAACGCAGCAATCAATTTAAAGAACGTCGCGGTGGGGCACACCGAGACATAAAACACTTGTGGAGTTTCTGTAAGTCCTCCACTTGTGGGAGGCACGAAATGACGAAGCAAGAATCCCACGCCTTTAGGTGTGGGAGTGTCAAACGGAACTTATAGAGGCACTTTGTTTAAGAAATAATGTTGAGAGGAGAATTCTCATGGAAAGAGAAATCAGAAGCGATGTTAAAGGGATTGATCGGTTCATTTTTGAAACCGGAGCGGATCAGGAACAACTTCATCTTCATATTTCTGAAGTCGGACCTGGGCAACGCGCGCATCCACCGCATACACACGAGGGACAAGAAATTTTCTACGTATTTTCTGGAGA
The genomic region above belongs to Candidatus Poribacteria bacterium and contains:
- a CDS encoding cupin domain-containing protein; this encodes MEREIRSDVKGIDRFIFETGADQEQLHLHISEVGPGQRAHPPHTHEGQEIFYVFSGEGEVLFGEETHRVRDNEAVHVDCQVLHGIRNVGETPLRYAVIIAK